In Moorella sp. Hama-1, a single genomic region encodes these proteins:
- a CDS encoding CBS domain-containing protein, giving the protein MGDRPNILLEDVEAALQQVRGIVDITPEDLLKIVALTLNEVEKRKGKFQSKEWIKEIMKAPVITCTPDTTIPEAVRILLEQNLHCLPVIDVGGKLVGIVTETDLMLQFSPETLKASLKDLFLRKKVRGAGQKIGDVMVKKVVSANPEDPINKVIHLMLKYGYGRIPVVNQDNVLIGIVARKDVLGFLK; this is encoded by the coding sequence ATGGGTGACAGGCCTAATATTCTACTGGAAGATGTGGAGGCTGCCTTGCAGCAGGTGAGAGGTATTGTGGATATAACCCCCGAGGACCTTTTGAAGATCGTTGCCCTAACACTTAATGAAGTTGAAAAACGTAAGGGGAAGTTCCAGTCTAAAGAATGGATCAAGGAGATTATGAAGGCTCCAGTCATTACCTGTACCCCTGATACCACTATCCCAGAAGCAGTTCGTATTTTACTGGAGCAAAACCTTCATTGCCTGCCAGTAATTGATGTAGGGGGAAAACTGGTGGGGATCGTCACGGAAACGGACCTGATGTTACAGTTTTCCCCCGAAACATTAAAGGCTTCCCTCAAGGATTTGTTTTTAAGAAAAAAAGTTCGTGGAGCTGGACAAAAGATAGGAGATGTTATGGTTAAAAAAGTGGTTAGTGCTAACCCGGAAGATCCTATTAATAAGGTCATTCACCTTATGCTTAAATATGGTTACGGCAGAATCCCTGTCGTAAATCAGGACAACGTATTAATCGGCATAGTCGCCCGTAAGGATGTTCTCGGTTTTTTAAAGTAG
- a CDS encoding DUF5348 domain-containing protein, with protein sequence MIKRHKCDLTYDPGQDRWMVELDGRKYGLHCGEGFRLSLG encoded by the coding sequence ATGATAAAGCGTCATAAATGTGACCTGACCTACGACCCCGGCCAGGACCGCTGGATGGTTGAGTTGGATGGACGTAAGTACGGACTTCATTGCGGAGAAGGGTTTAGACTCTCCCTTGGTTAA
- a CDS encoding isochorismatase family protein, with translation MAIWDDVIPAAELSTYATGGMGETMVGFGKNPALLIIDMANAFANSKYLLGKSETAGPCIKAIKRVLDSCRAKGVPVIYTTARWSDNAVERGLWKRTPAVEQALALPEAYDIVDELKPMPTEPVIVKAYPSGFFGTALASMLTQLGVDTTIVTGMVTSGCVYATAVDSFSNGYRTIIPEECVADRSNITHKVSLFNFHMKYGDVVTTDQVLAYLNGWRRPV, from the coding sequence ATGGCAATCTGGGATGATGTAATCCCCGCCGCTGAACTCTCGACCTACGCCACCGGCGGCATGGGTGAAACGATGGTGGGCTTCGGGAAGAATCCCGCCCTACTGATCATCGACATGGCCAATGCTTTTGCCAACAGCAAGTACCTCCTGGGCAAAAGCGAGACCGCCGGCCCCTGCATCAAGGCCATCAAGCGAGTGCTAGACTCCTGCCGTGCTAAGGGTGTGCCGGTAATTTACACCACCGCCCGCTGGAGCGATAACGCGGTAGAACGAGGCCTCTGGAAGCGAACGCCGGCTGTGGAGCAGGCCCTAGCGCTCCCTGAGGCCTACGATATCGTCGACGAACTGAAGCCCATGCCCACCGAACCAGTTATCGTCAAGGCCTACCCGAGCGGCTTTTTCGGCACTGCCCTGGCCTCCATGCTGACCCAACTCGGGGTTGATACCACCATCGTCACCGGTATGGTGACCAGTGGCTGCGTCTACGCCACCGCCGTGGACTCCTTCTCAAACGGCTACCGCACCATTATCCCGGAGGAATGCGTTGCCGATCGGAGCAATATCACCCACAAGGTGTCCCTATTCAATTTCCATATGAAGTATGGCGACGTGGTAACTACCGACCAGGTGCTGGCCTACCTGAACGGCTGGCGGCGTCCTGTTTAA